One window of Microbacterium sp. Root61 genomic DNA carries:
- a CDS encoding SDR family NAD(P)-dependent oxidoreductase, translated as MSGIRLDGRVAIVTGAGRSLGRAYARALADAGAGIVVNDVDEASAAAVVAEITAAGGHAVASIGAVGPTETADQLVADAVDAFGRVDVLVSNAGVLRDRVLWKMSDTDFDDVVSSHLRGTFTTARAVATRLRAQGDGGRLILIGSPAGQFGSFGQTNYSAVKAGIVTMARTWSLELARDGITANAVIPTALSPMTATIPAYADLYERFLAGVPIPHEFRHDKALGTPEDVAPLVVWLASAESGEVTGQAIGIGGDRLTLYSHPAILDEQYADGGWSADGIDAAWRSQFAPSAPRSGPPSREGASA; from the coding sequence CATCCGATTGGACGGTCGCGTCGCGATCGTGACCGGCGCCGGCCGCAGCCTCGGACGCGCGTACGCACGGGCACTCGCGGATGCGGGAGCCGGGATCGTGGTCAACGACGTCGATGAGGCCAGCGCGGCCGCGGTCGTGGCCGAGATCACTGCGGCGGGCGGCCACGCCGTCGCCTCGATCGGGGCCGTGGGGCCGACCGAGACCGCCGACCAGCTCGTGGCCGATGCGGTCGATGCCTTCGGTCGCGTCGACGTGCTGGTCTCGAACGCCGGCGTGCTGCGCGACCGCGTGCTCTGGAAGATGTCGGACACCGACTTCGACGACGTCGTCTCCAGCCATCTGCGCGGCACGTTCACGACCGCCCGTGCGGTTGCCACGCGATTGCGCGCGCAGGGGGACGGTGGACGCCTCATCCTCATCGGCTCCCCGGCCGGACAGTTCGGCAGCTTCGGCCAGACGAACTACTCCGCCGTCAAAGCCGGGATCGTGACGATGGCCCGTACCTGGTCGCTCGAACTCGCCCGCGACGGGATCACCGCGAATGCCGTGATCCCCACCGCGCTCTCCCCCATGACGGCAACGATCCCGGCCTATGCCGACCTGTACGAGCGGTTCCTGGCCGGCGTGCCGATCCCGCACGAGTTCCGGCACGACAAGGCTCTCGGGACGCCTGAAGACGTCGCCCCTCTCGTGGTCTGGCTGGCCTCCGCCGAATCGGGCGAGGTCACCGGGCAGGCCATCGGCATCGGCGGCGACCGCCTCACCCTTTACTCGCATCCCGCGATACTCGACGAGCAGTACGCGGACGGCGGGTGGAGCGCAGACGGCATCGACGCCGCCTGGCGATCGCAGTTCGCCCCCAGCGCGCCCCGTTCGGGACCGCCCAGCCGTGAAGGAGCCTCCGCGTGA
- a CDS encoding AMP-binding protein, giving the protein MTAPHYSDIWQGIARADPDRAAVITRDETMTYGRFAAEAGALARHLTDRGFVAGDAAGMLLYNRTEYLAFMWACLATGISPVAINYRYRSGEVRDLIVDSDLRTLIVSTSLGGLALDAVADLAQAVEIITVEDGGAPVPGATRYADIIAAGGTMPPSAPRGAEMRLYTGGTTGMPKAVVWDLDTLLVARQQSTWGLIGVTPPTDLAGALRIAVDPSTPRVVTLPLTPLLHGTAQSTTMGTLALGGTVVLHAAPRMDIEEALRLTIYHAVTRLIVAGDALALPFVEAAERLEVSLTSVDSIVSSGMRFSDDVKRRLHALGDIAIVDMLASSEGGPYAFGVTRSAHDLPAKLVLTPGTVLLDEELNEIQADAGALGILAFRGILPTGYYRDPEKTAKTFPTIRGHRYVMPGDWARARGDGSVELLGRLAAVVNTGGEKVFPAEVEEALLEHDTVDDVIVFGLPDKRFGEVVSAMVAPPPGSSIDVAELLAYLDQRLAGYKKPRHVFVRESLDRTPTGKVELARVKEDAARELAEAGR; this is encoded by the coding sequence GTGACCGCCCCCCACTACAGCGACATCTGGCAGGGAATCGCCCGCGCGGACCCCGATCGCGCGGCCGTCATCACCCGTGACGAGACGATGACGTACGGTCGTTTCGCCGCCGAGGCCGGCGCACTCGCCCGGCATCTGACGGACCGCGGCTTCGTGGCGGGGGATGCCGCCGGCATGCTCCTCTACAACCGCACCGAGTACCTGGCGTTCATGTGGGCCTGTCTGGCCACCGGGATCTCCCCCGTGGCGATCAACTACCGCTACCGCTCCGGCGAGGTGCGCGACCTGATCGTGGATTCGGATCTGCGGACGCTGATCGTGTCCACGTCGCTCGGTGGCCTCGCTCTGGACGCGGTCGCCGACCTCGCGCAGGCGGTGGAGATCATCACCGTCGAGGACGGCGGCGCCCCGGTACCGGGTGCCACCCGCTATGCCGACATCATCGCGGCGGGCGGCACGATGCCCCCGTCGGCGCCGCGTGGCGCCGAGATGCGGCTCTACACCGGCGGAACGACGGGGATGCCGAAAGCAGTGGTGTGGGATCTCGACACGCTGCTCGTCGCACGACAGCAGTCCACGTGGGGCCTCATCGGAGTGACGCCTCCGACCGATCTCGCCGGGGCGCTCCGGATCGCCGTCGATCCGTCGACGCCACGCGTCGTCACGCTCCCCCTCACCCCGCTGCTGCACGGCACCGCGCAATCGACCACGATGGGCACGCTCGCGCTCGGCGGCACGGTGGTGCTGCACGCCGCGCCGCGCATGGACATCGAGGAAGCGCTGCGCCTGACGATCTACCACGCGGTGACGCGACTCATCGTCGCCGGCGACGCGCTGGCGCTCCCGTTCGTGGAGGCCGCCGAGCGGCTCGAGGTGAGCCTGACCTCCGTCGACTCGATCGTGAGCTCCGGCATGCGCTTCAGCGACGATGTGAAGCGCCGCCTGCACGCGCTCGGAGACATCGCGATCGTGGACATGCTCGCGTCGAGCGAGGGCGGTCCGTATGCCTTCGGCGTCACGCGGAGCGCGCACGATCTCCCCGCCAAGCTGGTCCTCACGCCGGGGACCGTGCTGCTGGATGAAGAGCTGAACGAGATCCAGGCGGATGCCGGAGCCCTCGGCATCCTCGCCTTCCGCGGCATCCTTCCGACGGGGTACTACCGGGACCCGGAGAAGACCGCGAAGACGTTCCCGACGATCCGCGGTCACCGCTACGTCATGCCCGGCGATTGGGCACGCGCCCGCGGCGATGGCTCCGTCGAGCTGCTGGGGCGCCTCGCGGCCGTCGTCAACACCGGGGGCGAGAAGGTCTTCCCGGCCGAGGTCGAAGAGGCGCTGCTCGAACACGACACCGTCGACGACGTCATCGTGTTCGGTCTGCCCGACAAGCGCTTCGGCGAGGTTGTGAGCGCGATGGTCGCACCCCCGCCCGGGTCGAGCATCGATGTCGCCGAACTGCTCGCCTACCTGGATCAGCGCCTCGCGGGGTACAAGAAGCCTCGGCACGTCTTCGTCCGCGAATCGCTCGATCGGACCCCGACAGGCAAGGTCGAGCTCGCACGCGTCAAGGAAGACGCCGCGCGCGAACTCGCGGAGGCCGGTCGATGA